The Methylobacterium sp. PvR107 genome contains a region encoding:
- a CDS encoding zinc-binding alcohol dehydrogenase family protein, whose protein sequence is MRAVGYRKSLPITDPEALVDCDLPQPEPGPHDLLVKVEAVSVNPVDTKVRRRAEPEEGGVRVLGWDAAGTVVAAGAEVQNFALGDAVFYAGDLTRPGTNAEFHCVDARIVGHKPQTLDWAQAAALPLTAITAWETLVDRLDAGKPVPGAAPAILIVGGAGGVGSVAIQLARNLTGLTVIATASRPETAQWCRDLGAHHVVDHSRPLAAAVAALGLGAPGLVFSTTNTDAHLAAIAELIAPQGRLALIDDPERLDVGLLKRKSLSLHWEFMFTRSMFATADIAAQGALLDEVARLVDAGRLRTTLGEHYGRIDAANLRRAHALIESGRAKGKIVLAGFSA, encoded by the coding sequence CGACCTGCCGCAGCCCGAGCCCGGCCCGCACGACCTGCTGGTGAAGGTCGAGGCGGTCTCGGTGAACCCGGTCGACACCAAGGTCCGGCGCCGGGCCGAGCCGGAGGAAGGCGGCGTCAGGGTGCTGGGCTGGGACGCGGCCGGCACCGTCGTGGCCGCGGGCGCGGAGGTCCAAAACTTCGCACTGGGCGACGCGGTGTTCTATGCGGGCGACCTCACCCGGCCGGGGACGAACGCGGAATTCCATTGCGTCGATGCCCGCATCGTCGGGCACAAGCCCCAAACCCTCGACTGGGCGCAGGCCGCCGCCCTGCCGCTCACCGCGATCACCGCCTGGGAGACCCTGGTCGACCGGCTCGACGCGGGAAAGCCCGTGCCCGGGGCCGCCCCGGCGATCCTGATCGTCGGCGGCGCGGGGGGCGTCGGCTCGGTGGCGATCCAGCTCGCCCGGAATCTCACCGGCCTCACCGTGATCGCCACCGCGTCGCGGCCCGAGACGGCGCAATGGTGCCGGGACCTCGGCGCGCATCACGTGGTCGACCATTCCAGGCCCCTGGCGGCCGCGGTCGCGGCCCTGGGGCTCGGCGCGCCGGGTCTGGTCTTCTCCACGACCAACACCGACGCGCACCTCGCCGCGATCGCCGAGCTCATCGCCCCGCAGGGCCGCCTCGCCCTGATCGACGATCCGGAGCGCCTCGATGTCGGGCTCCTCAAGCGCAAGAGCCTGTCGCTGCACTGGGAGTTCATGTTCACCCGGTCGATGTTCGCCACCGCCGACATCGCCGCCCAGGGCGCGCTGCTCGACGAGGTCGCCCGCCTCGTTGACGCGGGCCGCCTGCGCACCACTCTGGGAGAGCATTACGGCCGGATCGACGCCGCGAACCTGCGGCGCGCCCATGCGCTGATCGAGAGCGGGCGCGCCAAGGGCAAGATCGTGCTCGCAGGCTTTTCGGCGTGA
- a CDS encoding cupin domain-containing protein, with product MAETGIFDVAALAAALPDSASTLLVDTYLTDRAAASARVFRVYRPTPPHYHATCDEYLYCLSGRGTFWMGDPASVAAFGPGQLLFFAKGTVHAMPEIEPGTPVTFLSLDTPRRPPSDIVFVNPEDGSPATFMARNADA from the coding sequence ATGGCGGAAACCGGCATCTTCGACGTGGCGGCGCTGGCGGCGGCGCTGCCCGACAGCGCCAGCACGCTCCTGGTCGACACCTATCTGACCGACCGGGCGGCGGCGAGCGCCCGGGTGTTCCGGGTCTACCGCCCGACCCCGCCGCATTACCACGCCACCTGCGACGAGTACCTGTACTGCCTGTCGGGCCGGGGCACCTTCTGGATGGGCGACCCCGCCTCCGTGGCCGCGTTCGGGCCCGGCCAGCTGCTGTTCTTCGCCAAGGGCACGGTCCACGCCATGCCGGAGATCGAGCCCGGCACGCCGGTGACCTTCCTGTCGCTCGACACGCCCCGGCGGCCACCCAGCGACATCGTCTTCGTCAACCCGGAGGACGGCAGCCCCGCGACTTTCATGGCGCGCAACGCCGATGCGTGA
- a CDS encoding MFS transporter, with protein sequence MPARDLTDPVAIPRADDRAQQRLSTRLLFLIVGIANATWAPLVPLVKDRAGLDAAGLGLLLLTFGIGSILAMPSAGMAAARLGFRPVLLAGTLALGLALPVLAVGAGLVPLTGALLLFGAGMGAIDCVMNLQAVAVERAGGRPMMSGFHGLYSLGCILGALLASVLLATGLGAGWSVLILVAGIAALFAAAWPGILRANRTGGSGPAFALPRGPVLVLGLLCFVVFLTEGSALDWSALFLIQQRGLDPAWAALGYAAFSVTMTAGRLGGDRVVARLGRRRVVVLGGLLAAAGLALSVLVPAWEAALGGYALVGAGCANIVPVLFTAAGRQTAMPASVAVPAVTTLGYAGVLAGPALIGFAAQALGLPAALLIVAALLLGVAAAGRSLRA encoded by the coding sequence ATGCCAGCACGCGACCTGACCGATCCGGTTGCCATCCCCAGGGCCGACGACCGGGCCCAGCAGAGGCTGTCGACGCGGCTGCTGTTCCTGATCGTCGGGATCGCCAACGCCACCTGGGCGCCCCTGGTGCCGCTGGTGAAGGACCGCGCCGGTCTCGACGCGGCCGGGCTCGGCCTGCTGCTCCTCACCTTCGGCATCGGTTCGATCCTGGCGATGCCGAGCGCCGGGATGGCGGCCGCGCGCCTCGGCTTCCGGCCGGTCCTGCTCGCCGGCACGCTGGCGCTCGGCCTCGCGCTGCCGGTGCTGGCCGTGGGCGCGGGACTCGTGCCGCTCACCGGAGCGCTTCTGCTGTTCGGGGCCGGGATGGGGGCGATCGACTGCGTCATGAACCTGCAGGCCGTCGCGGTGGAGCGCGCGGGCGGGCGCCCGATGATGTCGGGCTTCCACGGCCTCTACAGCCTCGGCTGCATCCTGGGGGCGCTGCTGGCCAGCGTCCTGCTGGCCACCGGCCTCGGCGCGGGCTGGAGCGTTCTGATCCTGGTCGCCGGCATCGCGGCCCTGTTCGCGGCCGCCTGGCCCGGCATTCTGCGGGCCAACCGGACAGGGGGGAGCGGGCCCGCCTTCGCGCTGCCCCGCGGCCCGGTGCTGGTGCTGGGCCTGCTCTGCTTCGTGGTGTTCCTCACCGAGGGCTCGGCCCTCGACTGGAGCGCCCTGTTCCTGATCCAGCAGCGCGGTCTCGATCCGGCCTGGGCGGCGCTGGGCTACGCGGCCTTCTCGGTGACCATGACGGCCGGGCGGCTCGGCGGCGACCGGGTGGTGGCCCGGCTCGGAAGGCGGCGCGTGGTGGTCCTCGGCGGCCTGCTGGCGGCCGCGGGTCTCGCGCTCTCGGTTCTGGTTCCGGCCTGGGAGGCGGCGCTGGGCGGCTACGCCCTGGTCGGGGCGGGCTGCGCCAATATCGTCCCGGTCCTGTTCACGGCCGCCGGCCGCCAGACCGCGATGCCCGCGAGCGTGGCGGTGCCGGCGGTGACGACGCTGGGCTATGCCGGGGTGCTGGCGGGCCCGGCGCTGATCGGCTTCGCCGCGCAGGCGCTCGGCCTGCCCGCGGCGCTGCTGATCGTGGCGGCGCTTCTCCTCGGCGTGGCGGCGGCCGGGCGGTCCCTGCGGGCGTGA
- the uvrA gene encoding excinuclease ABC subunit UvrA has translation MAKAQAGSRVASRVASRAGAAQAAPKTATPTVPKEPVAAEAAQPKAAQPKAAQSKPARAKLEKAPAQPQAAAEAATDAKLAALFDAAPGSAHDRRVIAVRGAREHNLKNVDLTIPRDKLVVFTGLSGSGKSSLAFDTIYAEGQRRYVESLSAYARQFLEMMSKPDVDQIDGLSPAISIEQKTTSKNPRSTVGTVTEIYDYMRLLWARVGIPYSPATGLPIESQTVQQMVDRVLELPEKTRLYLLAPVVRGRKGEYRKEIADYQKKGFQRLRVNGEYYAIDDVPKLDKKFKHDIDVVVDRIVVRADIGSRLADSFETALELADGIAEIVFADAPEGEAPRTITFSSRFACPVSGFTIAEIEPRLFSFNNPFGACPTCSGIGHEMRIDPELVISDPALSLKRGAVGPWAKSTSPYYGQTLDALAEHFGFKTSVPWQGLSETARAIVLYGSGNQSIRFAYDDGLRKYTVTKPFEGVIPNLERRYKESDSDAVREEIGRFMSETPCATCGGKRLKPEALAVKVAMADIADATALSVSDAHRWFSELPEKLTPKQNEIAVRILKEIRDRLSFLVDVGLEYLTLARGSGSLSGGESQRIRLASQIGSGLTGVLYVLDEPSIGLHQRDNERLLGTLKRLRDLGNSVIVVEHDEDAILQADYVVDVGPGAGIHGGEIIAQGTPAEVLANPASLTAKYLTGEMAVRTPTARRKGRKGKLGLFGARGNNLKDVDVEIPLGTFTCITGVSGGGKSTLVIDTLYKAVAKKLNGALEHPAPYGRLEGLEHLDKVIDIDQSPIGRTPRSNPATYIGAFTPIRDWFAGLPEAKARGYQPGRFSFNVKGGRCEACSGDGVIKIEMHFLPDVYVTCDVCKGKRYDRETLEVKYRGKSIADVLDSTVEEAAELFKAVPAIRDKLETLKRVGLHYVHVGQQATTLSGGEAQRVKLSKELSKRATGRTLYILDEPTTGLHFHDVAKLMEVLHELVDQGNTVVVIEHNLEVIKTADWVIDMGPEGGDGGGRLVAQGTPEAIARATASHTGRFLREVLERRPAPQAATRAARRSAAE, from the coding sequence ATGGCCAAAGCCCAAGCTGGAAGTCGTGTCGCAAGTCGTGTCGCAAGCCGCGCCGGCGCCGCTCAAGCCGCTCCGAAAACTGCCACCCCGACGGTTCCGAAGGAGCCTGTCGCCGCCGAGGCGGCACAGCCCAAGGCGGCACAGCCCAAGGCAGCCCAGTCCAAGCCGGCCCGCGCCAAGCTCGAAAAAGCACCCGCCCAGCCCCAAGCGGCCGCGGAGGCTGCCACCGACGCCAAGCTGGCGGCCCTGTTCGATGCCGCGCCCGGGAGCGCCCATGACCGGCGGGTGATCGCGGTCCGCGGTGCCCGGGAGCACAATCTCAAGAACGTCGATCTGACCATCCCCCGGGACAAGCTCGTCGTGTTCACCGGGCTGTCGGGGTCGGGCAAGTCGTCGCTCGCCTTCGACACGATCTACGCCGAGGGGCAGCGCCGCTACGTCGAGTCGCTCTCGGCCTATGCCCGCCAGTTCCTGGAGATGATGTCCAAGCCCGATGTCGACCAGATCGACGGGCTGTCGCCGGCGATCTCCATCGAGCAGAAGACCACCTCGAAGAACCCCCGCTCCACTGTGGGGACGGTCACCGAGATTTACGACTACATGCGCCTGCTCTGGGCGCGGGTCGGCATCCCCTACTCGCCCGCCACCGGCCTGCCGATCGAGAGCCAGACCGTCCAGCAGATGGTCGACCGGGTGCTGGAACTGCCGGAGAAGACCCGGCTCTACCTGCTGGCGCCCGTCGTCCGCGGCCGCAAGGGCGAGTACCGCAAGGAAATCGCCGACTACCAAAAGAAGGGTTTTCAGCGGCTGCGCGTCAACGGCGAGTATTACGCCATCGACGACGTGCCCAAGCTCGACAAGAAGTTCAAGCACGACATCGACGTGGTGGTCGACCGGATCGTGGTCCGGGCCGATATCGGCTCGCGGCTGGCCGATTCCTTCGAGACCGCGCTGGAACTCGCCGACGGGATCGCCGAAATCGTGTTCGCGGATGCGCCCGAGGGCGAGGCGCCCCGGACCATCACCTTCTCGTCGCGCTTCGCCTGTCCCGTCTCGGGCTTCACCATCGCGGAGATCGAGCCGCGGCTGTTCTCGTTCAACAACCCGTTCGGCGCCTGCCCGACCTGCAGCGGCATCGGCCACGAGATGCGGATCGATCCCGAGCTGGTGATCTCCGATCCGGCCTTGAGCCTGAAGCGCGGCGCGGTCGGCCCCTGGGCGAAATCGACCTCGCCCTATTACGGCCAGACCCTCGACGCGCTGGCCGAGCATTTCGGCTTCAAGACCAGCGTGCCCTGGCAGGGCCTGTCGGAGACGGCCCGCGCCATCGTGCTGTACGGCTCGGGGAACCAGTCGATCCGCTTCGCCTACGACGACGGCTTGCGCAAATACACGGTCACCAAGCCGTTCGAGGGCGTGATCCCGAACCTGGAGCGCCGCTACAAGGAGAGCGACTCGGACGCCGTCCGGGAGGAGATCGGGCGCTTCATGAGCGAGACGCCCTGCGCCACCTGCGGCGGCAAGCGGCTGAAGCCGGAGGCGCTGGCCGTGAAGGTCGCCATGGCCGATATCGCCGATGCGACCGCCCTGTCGGTCTCCGACGCCCACCGCTGGTTCTCGGAGCTGCCGGAGAAGCTCACGCCCAAGCAGAACGAGATCGCGGTCCGGATCCTGAAAGAGATCCGCGACCGGCTGAGCTTCCTGGTGGATGTCGGCCTCGAATACCTGACGCTCGCCCGCGGCTCCGGCTCGCTCTCGGGCGGCGAGAGCCAGCGCATCCGGCTGGCCTCCCAGATCGGCTCGGGGCTGACCGGCGTGCTCTACGTGCTGGACGAGCCCTCGATCGGCCTGCACCAGCGCGACAACGAGCGGCTGCTCGGTACGCTCAAGCGCCTGCGCGACCTCGGCAATTCGGTGATCGTGGTCGAGCATGACGAGGACGCGATCCTGCAGGCCGATTACGTGGTCGATGTCGGTCCGGGCGCCGGCATCCATGGCGGCGAGATCATCGCGCAGGGCACCCCCGCCGAGGTCCTGGCCAACCCGGCCTCGCTCACCGCGAAATACCTCACGGGCGAGATGGCAGTCCGGACGCCCACCGCGCGCCGAAAAGGCCGCAAGGGCAAGCTCGGGCTGTTCGGGGCGCGCGGCAACAACCTCAAGGACGTGGATGTCGAGATCCCGCTCGGCACCTTCACGTGCATCACCGGCGTCTCGGGGGGCGGCAAGTCCACCCTGGTGATCGACACGCTCTACAAGGCCGTCGCCAAGAAGCTGAACGGCGCCCTGGAGCATCCGGCGCCCTACGGGCGGCTGGAGGGGCTGGAGCATCTCGACAAGGTCATCGACATCGACCAGTCGCCGATCGGGCGCACGCCGCGCTCGAACCCCGCCACCTATATCGGCGCGTTCACGCCGATCCGCGACTGGTTCGCGGGCCTGCCGGAGGCCAAGGCGCGGGGCTACCAGCCCGGCCGCTTCTCGTTCAACGTCAAGGGCGGGCGCTGCGAGGCCTGCTCGGGCGACGGCGTCATCAAGATCGAGATGCACTTCCTGCCGGACGTCTACGTCACCTGCGACGTCTGCAAGGGCAAGCGCTACGACCGCGAGACCCTGGAGGTGAAGTACCGCGGCAAGTCGATCGCCGACGTGCTCGATTCCACCGTCGAGGAGGCGGCCGAGCTGTTCAAGGCGGTGCCGGCGATCCGCGACAAGCTCGAGACCCTGAAGCGGGTCGGCCTGCACTACGTCCATGTCGGCCAGCAGGCCACGACCCTGTCGGGGGGCGAGGCGCAGCGGGTGAAGCTCTCCAAGGAGCTGTCGAAGCGCGCCACCGGCCGCACCCTCTACATCCTCGACGAGCCGACCACCGGCCTGCACTTCCACGACGTCGCCAAGCTCATGGAGGTGCTGCACGAGCTGGTCGACCAGGGCAACACCGTGGTGGTGATCGAGCACAACCTCGAAGTGATCAAGACCGCCGACTGGGTGATCGACATGGGCCCCGAGGGCGGCGACGGCGGCGGACGGCTGGTGGCGCAGGGCACGCCCGAGGCGATCGCCCGCGCGACCGCGAGCCATACCGGCCGGTTCCTGCGCGAGGTGCTGGAAAGGCGCCCTGCCCCGCAGGCCGCCACCCGCGCCGCCCGTCGCAGCGCCGCCGAGTAG
- a CDS encoding transporter, whose amino-acid sequence MMKNWLAAGTVALTVGMASTIAQAQTTTVPGEQVGLAVGAPLPEGIYAINTFTYRRTDGRNDPDTAVNIPVLVWSTPFVPFGGRVELLVAPPTVFAFTRNPAGVRNKDISINVGTFVGGIWAFDLGNNFGVSLLGGAYLNDLNGDRGSIITANGTTATPVLPQLSSNTYRFGVAGSYTGDGWNITANLTANIYDSPGRFGGPVGAAIGPINLSNALNFDLTATKKFGNFEIGPVAYGTYNFDIGPFSAAANNRGRFAIGGLIGYDFKVFTVQAYVARDVVTGATYQTAFGRTRSDYSTDGWIRFIVPLYSPAPAAAPIPAPLVRKY is encoded by the coding sequence ATGATGAAGAACTGGCTCGCGGCCGGCACGGTCGCGCTCACGGTCGGCATGGCCTCGACGATCGCGCAGGCGCAGACCACGACGGTTCCGGGCGAGCAGGTCGGTCTCGCCGTCGGCGCGCCGCTGCCGGAAGGCATCTACGCCATCAACACGTTCACCTACCGCCGCACCGACGGCCGGAACGATCCCGACACGGCCGTCAACATCCCGGTCCTGGTGTGGTCGACCCCGTTCGTGCCGTTCGGCGGCCGCGTCGAGCTTCTCGTGGCGCCCCCGACCGTGTTCGCCTTCACCCGCAACCCGGCCGGCGTGCGCAACAAGGACATCTCGATCAACGTCGGCACCTTCGTCGGCGGCATCTGGGCGTTCGACCTCGGCAACAATTTCGGCGTCAGCTTGCTCGGCGGCGCGTACCTGAACGATCTCAACGGCGACCGCGGTTCGATCATCACGGCGAACGGCACGACGGCCACCCCGGTCCTTCCGCAGCTCTCCTCCAACACCTACCGCTTCGGCGTTGCCGGCAGCTACACCGGTGACGGCTGGAACATCACCGCCAACCTGACCGCCAACATCTACGATTCGCCCGGCCGTTTCGGCGGTCCGGTCGGCGCCGCCATCGGCCCGATCAACCTCTCGAACGCCCTGAACTTCGACCTCACGGCGACCAAGAAGTTCGGCAACTTCGAGATCGGTCCGGTCGCCTACGGCACCTACAACTTCGACATCGGCCCGTTCAGCGCGGCGGCCAACAACCGCGGCCGCTTCGCCATCGGCGGCCTGATCGGCTACGACTTCAAGGTCTTCACCGTCCAGGCCTACGTCGCCCGCGACGTCGTGACCGGCGCGACCTACCAGACCGCGTTCGGCCGCACCCGCAGCGACTACTCCACCGACGGCTGGATCCGGTTCATCGTGCCGCTCTACTCGCCGGCCCCGGCCGCGGCGCCGATCCCGGCCCCGCTGGTCCGCAAGTACTGA
- a CDS encoding S1C family serine protease gives MATQGEWKIPAQAQPRPADYGYDLDRALSAVLALSARIPEGAFTAETLGTERAGNGVVIREDGLVLTIGYLVTEAESVWLTTRDGRSVPGHVLGFDAATGFGLVQALADLGVPALSLGRSAGLKTGDRAVLAGAGGRQRCVAVEVVARQEFAGYWEYVLDEALFTAPAHPHWGGTALIGPEGDLLGIGSLQLQQGGASGARPINMVVPIDLLPPILDDLATRGRANRPPRPWLGLYATESEEGIVVMGLADGGPAETGGLQAGDVIEAVAGEPVADLAALFRSVWALGEAGVRVPLTVRREGRGVKLALVSGDRERFLRTPSLH, from the coding sequence ATGGCGACGCAGGGCGAGTGGAAGATCCCCGCGCAGGCCCAGCCCAGGCCTGCCGATTACGGCTACGACCTCGACCGGGCCCTGTCGGCGGTGCTGGCCCTCTCGGCGCGGATTCCGGAGGGCGCCTTCACGGCCGAGACCCTCGGCACCGAGCGGGCCGGTAACGGCGTGGTGATCCGCGAGGACGGGCTGGTGCTCACCATCGGCTACCTCGTCACCGAGGCCGAGAGCGTCTGGCTCACCACCCGGGACGGCCGCTCGGTGCCGGGCCATGTGCTCGGCTTCGATGCCGCCACCGGGTTCGGCCTCGTCCAGGCGCTGGCCGATCTCGGGGTCCCGGCCCTGTCGCTCGGCCGTTCGGCCGGGCTGAAGACCGGAGACCGGGCCGTGCTGGCCGGTGCGGGCGGACGCCAGCGCTGCGTCGCCGTCGAGGTCGTTGCCCGGCAGGAATTCGCCGGCTACTGGGAATACGTGCTGGACGAGGCCCTGTTCACCGCCCCCGCGCACCCGCATTGGGGCGGCACCGCGCTGATCGGCCCGGAGGGTGACCTGCTCGGGATCGGCTCCCTGCAATTGCAGCAGGGCGGCGCCAGCGGCGCGCGCCCGATCAACATGGTCGTGCCGATCGACCTGCTGCCGCCGATCCTCGACGACCTCGCCACGCGCGGGCGGGCGAACCGTCCGCCCCGACCCTGGCTCGGCCTCTACGCCACCGAGAGCGAGGAGGGCATCGTCGTGATGGGGCTCGCCGACGGCGGCCCGGCCGAGACCGGCGGCCTCCAGGCCGGCGACGTGATCGAGGCGGTGGCGGGCGAGCCGGTCGCGGACCTCGCCGCCCTGTTCCGCAGCGTCTGGGCGCTCGGCGAGGCGGGGGTGCGGGTGCCGCTCACCGTCCGGCGCGAGGGGCGGGGCGTGAAGCTGGCCCTGGTCTCCGGGGATCGGGAACGGTTCCTGCGCACCCCGTCCCTGCACTGA
- a CDS encoding GCG_CRPN prefix-to-repeats domain-containing protein, with protein MTILSAPRAKALVMAAAIAGGLGLAGTAEAAGGCGPGFHPNPWGLCRPNWGPRPYGYWRRPVYYGGYVRPRPFYRPYGFYGPRPFY; from the coding sequence ATGACGATTCTGAGCGCACCGCGCGCGAAGGCGCTCGTGATGGCCGCCGCGATCGCCGGCGGCCTTGGGCTCGCGGGCACCGCCGAGGCGGCGGGCGGCTGCGGCCCCGGCTTTCATCCCAATCCCTGGGGCCTCTGCCGCCCGAACTGGGGGCCCCGCCCCTACGGCTACTGGCGCCGGCCGGTCTATTATGGCGGCTATGTCCGGCCGCGCCCGTTCTACAGGCCCTACGGCTTCTACGGGCCGCGCCCGTTCTACTGA
- a CDS encoding DUF1127 domain-containing protein produces the protein MSAARSVLSRVRAYLRYRDTITQLSRLSDRDLADLGINRSEIRGIARV, from the coding sequence ATGTCCGCCGCCCGTAGCGTCCTGAGCCGCGTCCGCGCCTATCTCCGGTACCGCGACACCATCACCCAGCTCTCCCGCCTGTCGGATCGCGACCTCGCCGATCTCGGCATCAACCGCAGCGAGATCCGCGGCATCGCCCGCGTCTGA
- the trmFO gene encoding methylenetetrahydrofolate--tRNA-(uracil(54)-C(5))-methyltransferase (FADH(2)-oxidizing) TrmFO — translation MTQTIHIVGGGLAGSEAAWQVAEAGHRAVIHEMRPVRGTEAHQTDGLAELVCSNSFRSDDPEGNAVGLLHQEMRGLSSLIMRAADANQVPAGGALAVDREGFSVAVTRALEQHPNVTLVRGEVEGLPPEEWGPCIVATGPLTAPALAEGIRGLTGAESLAFFDAIAPIVHRDSIDMDVAWFQSRYDKPGPGGTGADYLNCPMTREQYETFVDALVKGDKIGFKQWEGTPYFDGCLPIEVMAERGPETLRHGPMKPVGLTNPRDPLVKPCAIVQLRQDNALGTLYNMVGFQTKLTYAEQVRIFRTIPGLERAEFARLGGLHRNTYLDSPRLLDATLRLKARPALRFAGQITGCEGYVESAAVGLMAGRFAVAEAAGRPLAPLPQTTALGALIAHITGGHVAADGEANAPRSFQPMNVNFGLFPPLERAPRNETGRRLRGPEKAALKKRALTDRARADLAAWMGDAQGAASRPAAAE, via the coding sequence ATGACACAGACCATCCACATCGTCGGCGGCGGTCTCGCCGGATCCGAGGCGGCCTGGCAGGTGGCGGAGGCCGGCCACCGCGCCGTCATCCACGAGATGCGCCCGGTGCGCGGCACCGAGGCCCATCAGACCGACGGGCTGGCCGAACTCGTCTGCTCGAACTCGTTCCGGTCCGACGATCCGGAGGGCAACGCCGTCGGGCTGCTGCACCAGGAGATGCGCGGCTTGAGCTCGCTGATCATGCGGGCGGCCGACGCCAACCAGGTGCCGGCGGGCGGAGCGCTCGCGGTCGACCGCGAGGGTTTTTCCGTCGCGGTGACCCGGGCGCTGGAGCAGCACCCCAACGTCACCCTGGTCCGCGGGGAGGTCGAGGGCCTGCCGCCGGAGGAATGGGGCCCCTGCATCGTCGCCACCGGCCCGCTGACGGCCCCGGCGCTCGCCGAGGGCATCCGCGGGCTCACCGGGGCCGAGTCCCTCGCCTTCTTCGACGCCATCGCGCCGATCGTCCACCGCGACTCGATCGACATGGACGTGGCGTGGTTCCAGTCCCGCTACGACAAGCCGGGCCCCGGCGGCACGGGGGCCGACTATCTCAACTGCCCGATGACCCGGGAGCAGTACGAGACCTTCGTGGACGCCCTGGTGAAGGGGGACAAGATCGGGTTCAAGCAGTGGGAGGGCACGCCCTATTTCGACGGCTGCCTGCCCATCGAGGTCATGGCCGAGCGCGGCCCCGAGACCCTGCGGCACGGCCCGATGAAGCCGGTTGGCCTCACCAACCCGCGCGATCCGCTGGTCAAGCCCTGCGCGATCGTGCAGCTGCGCCAGGACAACGCACTCGGCACCCTCTACAACATGGTCGGCTTCCAGACGAAGCTGACCTATGCCGAGCAGGTGCGGATCTTCCGCACGATTCCCGGCCTGGAGCGGGCCGAATTCGCCCGCCTCGGCGGCCTGCACCGCAACACCTATCTCGACAGCCCGCGCCTCCTCGACGCCACCCTCCGGCTGAAGGCCCGCCCCGCCCTGCGCTTCGCCGGCCAGATCACCGGCTGCGAGGGCTATGTCGAGAGCGCCGCGGTGGGGCTGATGGCCGGCCGCTTCGCGGTGGCCGAGGCCGCCGGCCGCCCCCTCGCCCCCCTGCCCCAGACGACCGCTCTGGGTGCGCTGATCGCCCACATCACCGGTGGCCACGTGGCGGCGGACGGCGAGGCCAACGCCCCGCGCTCGTTCCAGCCGATGAACGTGAATTTCGGCCTGTTCCCGCCCCTGGAGCGGGCGCCCCGCAACGAGACCGGCCGCCGCCTGCGCGGGCCCGAGAAGGCCGCCCTGAAGAAGCGCGCGCTGACCGACCGGGCCCGGGCCGACCTCGCCGCCTGGATGGGCGATGCGCAGGGCGCCGCGTCGAGACCTGCGGCCGCGGAATAG
- a CDS encoding Zn-dependent hydrolase, translating into MTEIDTQAFLADLYALREIGRFRTGVHRPTFSAADMESRRWLMAKLEACGLEASIDGIGNVLGRHRGPGPHLLVGSHIETQNEAGWLDGALGVVAGVALARAGLPVDVVAFADEEGHFSGGFLGSRSAIGDLTEAEIDAARNRTDGTPLRDALARAGLAGLPRMRLDPGRYRGFLEMHIEQGTQLESAGLHLGVVSGIVAIWQFRIVFDGNQDHAGGTTMAERRDAGLSAVRLLAAIDREFPKVCGPRSTWTTGRITLDPGGFSIIPGRAEVFFQFRDVSMPVLERMEACLEALVRESNRRERCPATLTALAKAIPAPCDPELMRALSDAAEAVSPGGWQVMPSGAGHDAQNVARILPAAMLFVPSIGGISHHWAEDTGDADLVSGVRALGEAAARVLARG; encoded by the coding sequence ATGACCGAGATCGACACCCAAGCCTTCCTGGCCGACCTGTACGCCCTGCGCGAGATCGGCCGGTTCCGGACCGGCGTCCACCGCCCGACCTTCTCGGCCGCGGACATGGAATCCCGCCGCTGGCTGATGGCCAAGCTGGAGGCATGCGGGCTCGAGGCCTCCATCGACGGGATCGGCAACGTCCTCGGGCGGCATCGCGGCCCCGGCCCGCATCTCCTGGTCGGCAGCCATATCGAGACCCAGAACGAGGCCGGCTGGCTCGACGGGGCGCTGGGGGTCGTGGCCGGGGTGGCGCTCGCCCGCGCCGGACTGCCCGTCGACGTCGTCGCCTTCGCCGACGAGGAGGGGCATTTCTCGGGCGGCTTCCTGGGCAGCCGCTCGGCGATCGGCGACCTGACCGAGGCCGAGATCGACGCCGCCCGCAACCGCACCGACGGCACGCCGCTGCGCGACGCCCTGGCGCGTGCCGGGCTTGCCGGCCTGCCCCGGATGCGGCTCGACCCGGGCCGCTACCGCGGCTTCCTGGAGATGCATATCGAGCAGGGCACGCAGCTCGAATCCGCCGGGCTGCATCTCGGGGTGGTGAGCGGCATCGTGGCGATCTGGCAGTTCCGGATCGTGTTCGACGGCAACCAGGACCATGCGGGCGGCACCACTATGGCGGAGCGCCGGGATGCGGGCCTCTCGGCGGTGCGGCTGCTCGCGGCGATCGACCGGGAGTTCCCGAAGGTCTGCGGCCCGCGCAGCACCTGGACCACCGGGCGGATCACCCTGGATCCCGGCGGCTTCAGCATCATCCCCGGCCGCGCCGAGGTGTTCTTCCAGTTCCGCGACGTGTCGATGCCGGTGCTGGAGCGGATGGAAGCCTGCCTGGAGGCGCTGGTGCGCGAATCGAACCGGCGCGAGCGCTGCCCCGCCACGCTGACGGCCCTGGCGAAGGCGATCCCCGCCCCCTGCGACCCGGAGCTGATGCGGGCGCTCTCGGACGCCGCCGAGGCGGTCAGTCCCGGCGGCTGGCAGGTGATGCCCTCGGGCGCCGGCCACGACGCGCAGAACGTCGCCCGGATCCTGCCGGCCGCGATGCTGTTCGTGCCCTCGATCGGCGGCATCAGCCACCATTGGGCGGAGGATACCGGCGACGCCGACTTGGTCTCGGGCGTCCGGGCGCTCGGTGAGGCAGCGGCGCGGGTGCTGGCGCGGGGATAG